The following are from one region of the Cyanobium gracile PCC 6307 genome:
- a CDS encoding DUF1350 family protein, producing the protein MVVFIGGAFFGTFPTVFYRRFLSLLHAEGYTVVALPFRFSFRHWSIALSLVAYQDELRRELAELATRLGHAPDPYVDWKPFTWIGHSLGCKYLALLELLSDLELEALRRALADCIGADQAGRLIAALSSEPLDHQSLHNQPTLLLDPVMADLEDAVPLPFLQKLLNRWIRVLPSRSESFCIVGNSRLFNLTSIVGFGSRLAATTVASFVDLLGPRLRHLIRLEPRDHLAIMGVGHTDMEVVSAVSDWLNQEPAWHASGE; encoded by the coding sequence GTGGTCGTCTTCATCGGCGGTGCCTTCTTCGGCACCTTCCCCACCGTCTTCTACCGAAGGTTCCTGTCCCTGCTCCATGCCGAGGGATACACGGTGGTGGCCCTGCCGTTCCGCTTCTCCTTCCGCCACTGGTCCATCGCCCTCAGCCTGGTCGCCTATCAGGACGAACTGCGCCGGGAGCTCGCCGAGCTGGCCACCCGCCTCGGCCATGCGCCCGACCCCTACGTCGATTGGAAACCGTTCACCTGGATCGGCCACAGCCTCGGCTGCAAGTACCTTGCCCTGCTGGAGCTGCTCAGCGATCTGGAGCTCGAGGCCCTGCGGCGAGCCCTGGCCGATTGCATCGGCGCCGATCAGGCCGGACGGCTCATTGCCGCCCTCTCCTCGGAGCCCCTCGACCACCAGTCCCTCCACAACCAGCCCACCCTGCTGCTCGACCCGGTGATGGCGGACCTGGAGGACGCCGTGCCACTGCCATTTCTGCAGAAGCTGCTGAACCGCTGGATCCGGGTGTTGCCGTCACGGTCGGAAAGCTTCTGCATCGTCGGGAACTCGCGCCTGTTCAACCTCACCTCCATCGTCGGCTTCGGCAGCCGGCTGGCGGCCACCACGGTGGCGTCCTTCGTGGACCTGCTGGGGCCGCGGCTCCGTCACCTGATCCGGCTCGAGCCGCGTGATCACCTGGCGATCATGGGCGTCGGCCATACGGACATGGAGGTGGTATCCGCCGTCAGCGACTGGTTGAACCAGGAGCCCGCGTGGCACGCCTCCGGAGAATGA
- a CDS encoding nucleoside deaminase, whose amino-acid sequence MAAATPDHETFIRQAIDLSRKAALEYGTGGAFGAVIVRDGVVISQGMNRVVASHDPTWHGEMEAIRLACITLQSFKLPGCILYTSAEPCPMCMATCYWAGIEEVVYAATVEDALAYGDFDDRPIYEQLALPKEQRSIRLTQILREEAVEVWKEYQALPDRVRY is encoded by the coding sequence ATGGCTGCAGCGACGCCGGACCACGAGACGTTCATCCGCCAGGCGATCGACCTGTCCCGCAAAGCGGCCCTGGAGTACGGCACCGGCGGGGCCTTCGGGGCGGTGATCGTCAGGGATGGGGTGGTCATCTCCCAGGGGATGAACCGCGTCGTGGCCAGCCACGACCCCACCTGGCACGGCGAGATGGAGGCGATCCGGCTGGCCTGCATCACCCTGCAGAGCTTCAAGCTGCCCGGCTGCATCCTCTACACCTCCGCCGAACCCTGCCCGATGTGCATGGCCACCTGCTACTGGGCCGGCATTGAGGAGGTGGTCTACGCCGCCACGGTGGAGGACGCCCTCGCATACGGCGACTTCGACGACCGCCCGATCTACGAGCAGCTGGCCCTGCCCAAGGAGCAACGCTCGATCCGGCTCACCCAGATCCTGAGGGAGGAGGCGGTGGAGGTCTGGAAGGAGTACCAGGCCCTGCCCGACCGGGTCCGCTACTGA
- a CDS encoding mechanosensitive ion channel family protein produces MVQRRQLPTGDVVLEARVPERSQPLPLLTITPADASLNGTSAWALGERWQQRLQSRLRHARRVMRPADLRRRWQVTVLVELVLVLFVAATVWLWRQNRRRGATLQARRDPAPDRALDQRLLLHQALGLVLLMALLLQLMAMLALGVMAVPGKVPLGLQLLLQPVHSLLKVLVVGLVALLVRSLATFLLHQWADGARVPVEEQARREQRHRSLLRVSHRLIDLACLLVAAGWILIDIPGIRAASSSLLLAGGALLGGLALVFQGLLRDFVAGLAVLIEDRYAIGDWVEIDGLEGDVVDVGVLSTQLRCLDHRMAVVQNSAFDRVVNHTKLRSGEEVKLLLSHRCSAIDQALAVVAEELAAFHADPAWGPRLLTPPLLRGVSATGPLGITVSMLLTTVAGEQWACSRELQGRLVARFQREGIPLADGLELAGTARVR; encoded by the coding sequence GTGGTCCAGCGCCGGCAGTTGCCAACGGGGGATGTGGTGCTGGAGGCCAGGGTGCCGGAGCGATCCCAACCGCTGCCGCTGCTGACGATCACCCCAGCCGATGCGAGCCTCAACGGCACGAGCGCCTGGGCCCTTGGGGAACGCTGGCAGCAACGGCTGCAGAGCCGCCTGCGCCATGCCCGCCGGGTGATGCGGCCGGCCGACCTGCGCCGCCGCTGGCAGGTCACCGTCCTGGTGGAACTGGTGCTGGTCCTGTTCGTCGCCGCCACCGTCTGGCTCTGGCGCCAGAACCGCCGACGCGGCGCCACGCTCCAGGCCCGTCGTGACCCGGCGCCGGACCGGGCCCTGGACCAGCGGCTGCTCCTGCACCAGGCCCTCGGGCTGGTGCTGCTGATGGCGTTACTGCTGCAGCTGATGGCCATGCTGGCCCTGGGGGTGATGGCCGTCCCGGGCAAGGTGCCCCTCGGCCTGCAGCTGCTGCTGCAGCCGGTTCACTCCCTCCTCAAGGTGCTGGTGGTGGGGCTGGTCGCCCTGCTGGTGCGCTCCCTGGCCACCTTTCTGCTGCACCAGTGGGCCGACGGGGCCAGGGTGCCGGTGGAGGAGCAGGCGCGGCGGGAGCAGCGCCACCGCAGCCTGCTGCGGGTGAGCCACCGCCTCATCGATCTGGCCTGTCTCCTGGTGGCGGCGGGCTGGATCCTGATCGACATTCCCGGCATCCGCGCCGCCTCCTCCTCCCTGCTGCTGGCCGGTGGCGCCCTCCTCGGCGGCCTGGCCCTGGTGTTCCAGGGGCTGCTGCGGGACTTCGTCGCCGGCCTCGCCGTGCTGATCGAAGACCGCTACGCCATCGGCGACTGGGTGGAGATCGACGGCCTCGAGGGCGACGTGGTGGATGTGGGGGTGCTCAGCACCCAGCTGCGCTGCCTCGACCACCGGATGGCCGTGGTCCAGAACAGCGCCTTCGACCGGGTGGTGAACCACACCAAGCTGCGCTCCGGCGAGGAGGTGAAGCTGCTGCTCTCCCACCGCTGCAGCGCCATCGACCAGGCCCTGGCGGTGGTGGCCGAGGAGCTCGCCGCCTTCCACGCCGACCCCGCCTGGGGGCCAAGGCTGCTGACGCCCCCCCTGCTGCGGGGCGTCAGCGCCACCGGCCCGCTGGGCATCACCGTGAGCATGCTGCTGACCACCGTGGCCGGCGAGCAGTGGGCCTGCTCCCGCGAGCTGCAGGGGCGTCTGGTGGCCCGCTTCCAGCGGGAGGGGATCCCCCTGGCCGATGGCCTGGAGCTGGCCGGGACGGCGCGCGTACGCTGA
- the moaB gene encoding molybdenum cofactor biosynthesis protein B: MTLAIALLTVSDTRTLADDPSGDALQQRLEAAGHRLLERTLVPDDRYRIRAELSRWIADPAVQVVISSGGTGLTGRDGTPEAVAPLLDKTIEGFGELFRVLSFETIGTSTLQSRALAGVANGTVVFVLPGSLDAVCTAWDRLIRAQLDTATRPCNLVQLLPRLREPADQAP, from the coding sequence GTGACCCTCGCCATCGCCCTGCTCACGGTCTCCGACACCCGCACCCTGGCCGACGACCCCTCGGGCGATGCCCTGCAGCAGCGGCTGGAGGCGGCTGGCCATCGGCTGCTGGAGCGCACCCTGGTGCCCGATGACCGCTACCGCATCCGGGCCGAGCTGAGCCGCTGGATCGCCGACCCCGCCGTGCAGGTGGTGATCAGCTCCGGCGGCACCGGCCTCACCGGCCGCGACGGCACCCCCGAGGCCGTGGCGCCCCTGCTCGACAAGACGATCGAAGGCTTCGGCGAACTGTTCCGGGTGCTCTCCTTCGAGACGATCGGCACCAGCACCCTGCAAAGCCGCGCCCTGGCCGGTGTGGCCAACGGCACAGTGGTGTTCGTACTGCCCGGCTCCCTCGATGCGGTCTGCACCGCCTGGGACCGGCTGATCCGCGCCCAGCTCGACACCGCCACCCGCCCCTGCAACCTGGTGCAGCTGCTGCCGCGGCTCCGCGAGCCGGCCGATCAGGCGCCGTGA
- a CDS encoding methyltransferase, giving the protein MDPSADLTSRFLQLACGNWITQMLHVAAELAIADHLAAAGPEGLTAEELAARCGADGESLFRLLRGLASLGVFAESGSQPRRYVLTPLAELLRSDHPGSLRQFVRMLGGEHYDAWTDLLHSVRSGESAFRHRFGAPVFAWYGHNPGRGAIFDGAMTDFSRVETEGLLATWDFSDARHLIDVGGGRGQLLQTLLRHHGHLRGTLFDQPAVVAPVAVPPELEGRFSVAGGDFFAGVPAGGDTYLLKHILHDWGDDACLTILGHIRAGLAPGGRLLILEQVIPPGNGPAPGKLLDLNMLVMTEGGRERTPTEYGQLLERAGLRLAGIHPTPSPVAVVEAVAA; this is encoded by the coding sequence ATGGACCCCAGCGCGGACCTCACCAGCCGGTTCCTCCAGCTCGCCTGCGGCAACTGGATCACCCAGATGCTGCATGTGGCCGCCGAGCTGGCGATCGCCGACCATCTGGCGGCCGCCGGCCCCGAAGGCCTGACGGCCGAGGAGCTCGCCGCCCGCTGCGGCGCCGACGGCGAGTCCCTGTTCCGGCTGCTGCGGGGTCTGGCCAGCCTGGGCGTGTTCGCCGAGAGCGGGAGCCAGCCGCGCCGCTACGTGCTCACCCCCCTGGCGGAGCTGCTGCGCAGCGACCACCCCGGCTCCCTGCGCCAGTTCGTGCGGATGCTCGGCGGCGAGCACTACGACGCCTGGACCGACCTGCTCCACAGCGTCCGCAGCGGCGAGAGCGCCTTCCGCCACCGCTTCGGCGCACCCGTCTTCGCCTGGTACGGCCACAACCCCGGGCGCGGTGCCATCTTCGATGGCGCCATGACCGACTTCTCCCGCGTCGAGACCGAGGGACTGCTGGCCACCTGGGACTTCAGCGACGCCCGCCATCTGATCGACGTGGGCGGCGGCCGCGGCCAGCTGCTGCAGACCCTGCTGCGCCACCACGGCCATCTGCGCGGCACCCTCTTCGACCAGCCGGCGGTGGTGGCGCCGGTGGCGGTGCCGCCGGAGCTGGAGGGGCGCTTCAGCGTCGCCGGCGGCGATTTCTTCGCCGGCGTGCCGGCCGGCGGCGACACCTACCTGCTCAAGCACATCCTCCACGACTGGGGCGATGACGCCTGCCTGACGATCCTGGGCCACATCCGCGCCGGCCTGGCCCCCGGCGGCCGGCTGCTGATCCTCGAGCAGGTGATTCCCCCGGGCAACGGTCCGGCCCCGGGCAAGCTGCTCGATCTCAACATGCTGGTGATGACCGAGGGCGGCCGGGAGCGCACCCCCACGGAGTACGGCCAGCTGCTGGAGCGCGCCGGCCTGCGCCTGGCGGGGATCCACCCGACCCCGTCACCGGTCGCGGTGGTGGAGGCGGTGGCGGCCTGA
- a CDS encoding NAD(P)H-dependent oxidoreductase, translating into MTLSFAELLDALRWRYATKQFDPSRRIPADTWAALEAALVLTPSSYGLQPWRFLVIEDPALRAELRPHSWNQSQITEASHLVVFLARRTIELADLTRLIEATSAARGVPAEPLEGYRQMMQKDLVDGPRSAAIATWASNQVYIALGNFMTAAALLQVDTCPIEGFSPPDYDRLLGLETTPYRSAVVCAAGYRDPADKYADLAKVRYPLDELIEHR; encoded by the coding sequence ATGACCCTGAGCTTCGCCGAGCTGCTTGACGCCCTTCGCTGGCGCTACGCCACCAAGCAGTTCGACCCCAGCCGCCGCATTCCCGCCGACACCTGGGCAGCGCTGGAGGCGGCGCTGGTGCTCACCCCCTCCTCCTACGGCCTGCAGCCCTGGAGGTTCCTGGTGATCGAGGATCCGGCCCTGCGGGCCGAACTGCGGCCCCATTCCTGGAACCAGTCCCAGATCACCGAGGCCTCGCACCTGGTGGTGTTCCTGGCGCGTCGCACGATCGAGCTGGCCGATCTCACCCGGCTGATCGAGGCCACCAGTGCTGCCCGCGGCGTGCCGGCGGAGCCGCTGGAGGGCTACCGGCAGATGATGCAGAAGGATCTGGTCGACGGCCCCCGCAGCGCCGCCATCGCCACCTGGGCCAGCAACCAGGTGTACATCGCCCTGGGCAATTTCATGACCGCCGCCGCCCTGCTGCAGGTGGACACCTGTCCGATCGAGGGCTTTTCGCCACCCGACTACGACCGCCTGCTGGGCCTGGAGACGACCCCCTACCGCAGTGCCGTGGTGTGCGCCGCCGGGTATCGCGATCCGGCCGACAAGTACGCCGACCTGGCCAAGGTGCGCTACCCGCTCGATGAGCTGATCGAACACCGCTGA
- a CDS encoding metallophosphoesterase family protein, whose protein sequence is MNLATEAGVATKIRRMADRVRWGHPVFARHGIDPCRLAVAGDPGTPEAFSFLVLGDSGTGLHRRATPQRRVAEQLLAHGADARFLLHTGDVVYPVGSSEQYPDNFIRPYREWIVGGEDWRGLRYDQLVFRVPFLPVLGNHDYYDLPLPLGLLAGLTAPPRRLLRRWIQLDVGWHGSYVGQAWARAFLDGLAAVPEAGLEEHLARTRTATVDGARCLLYRPGAFTRLPHRHYTFRWAGLDVFALDSNTFNQPLPAGDDDGELRRRRQQLDAERGALLLSLGPLSGDEDARDDRAAKAQQLDEQIRDIDKQLESGPPAVDQEQLDWFADALIASWRNPEVRGRLLVLHHPPVVTEVSKWDQGQTLAVRARLRGVLDRVAAALGDRPAGRPLIDLAFSGHAHCLELLHTGDTGHGDAHIPWLICGGSGYSLRRQRPEGPELLEGPAGSERVVARSRLFLGRSGRGSSLRRSYSALRVDVAAGSPLTLTLTPLVAEKAEGRWRHGTLDPILLPATG, encoded by the coding sequence ATGAACCTGGCCACCGAGGCGGGCGTCGCCACCAAGATCCGCCGCATGGCCGACCGGGTGCGCTGGGGCCATCCCGTCTTCGCCCGCCACGGCATCGACCCCTGCCGCCTGGCGGTCGCGGGCGATCCGGGCACCCCCGAGGCCTTCTCCTTCCTCGTGCTCGGCGACAGCGGCACCGGGCTGCATCGCCGCGCCACCCCCCAGCGGCGCGTGGCGGAGCAACTGCTCGCCCATGGCGCCGATGCCCGCTTCCTGCTCCACACCGGCGACGTCGTCTACCCGGTGGGCTCCAGCGAGCAGTACCCCGACAACTTCATCCGTCCCTACCGGGAGTGGATCGTCGGCGGCGAGGACTGGCGGGGGCTGCGCTACGACCAGCTCGTCTTCCGGGTGCCGTTCCTGCCGGTGCTCGGCAACCACGACTACTACGACCTGCCCTTGCCGCTGGGGCTGCTGGCCGGCCTCACGGCGCCGCCGCGCCGGCTGCTGCGCCGCTGGATCCAGCTGGATGTGGGCTGGCACGGCTCCTACGTGGGCCAGGCCTGGGCCCGCGCTTTCCTCGATGGTCTGGCTGCCGTGCCCGAGGCCGGGCTGGAGGAGCACCTGGCCCGCACCCGCACCGCCACGGTCGACGGGGCCCGCTGCCTGCTCTACCGCCCCGGCGCCTTCACACGCCTGCCCCATCGCCACTACACCTTCCGCTGGGCCGGCCTCGATGTGTTCGCCCTCGACTCCAACACCTTCAACCAGCCCCTGCCCGCCGGCGACGACGACGGGGAGCTGCGCCGGCGCCGCCAGCAGCTCGACGCCGAGCGCGGCGCCCTGCTGCTCTCCCTCGGTCCCCTCAGCGGCGATGAGGACGCCCGCGACGACCGGGCCGCCAAAGCCCAGCAACTCGACGAGCAGATCCGGGACATCGACAAGCAGCTCGAGAGCGGGCCGCCGGCCGTCGACCAGGAGCAGCTCGACTGGTTCGCCGACGCCCTGATCGCCTCCTGGCGCAACCCGGAGGTGCGGGGCCGGCTGCTGGTGCTGCACCATCCCCCCGTCGTCACCGAAGTCAGCAAGTGGGACCAGGGCCAGACCCTGGCGGTGCGCGCCCGGCTGCGCGGCGTGCTGGATCGCGTCGCCGCCGCCCTCGGCGACCGGCCGGCCGGCCGCCCCCTGATCGATCTGGCCTTCAGCGGCCATGCCCACTGCCTGGAGCTGCTCCACACCGGAGACACCGGCCACGGCGACGCCCACATCCCCTGGCTGATCTGCGGCGGCAGCGGCTACAGCCTGCGCCGCCAGCGGCCGGAGGGGCCCGAGCTGCTGGAGGGTCCGGCGGGCAGCGAGCGGGTCGTGGCCCGCTCCCGCCTGTTCCTCGGCCGCAGCGGCCGGGGCTCCTCCCTGCGTCGCTCCTACTCCGCCCTGCGGGTCGACGTGGCGGCCGGTAGCCCCCTGACGCTCACGCTCACGCCGCTGGTGGCGGAGAAGGCCGAGGGCCGCTGGCGTCACGGGACCCTCGATCCGATCCTGCTGCCAGCGACGGGCTGA
- a CDS encoding diacylglycerol kinase family protein, producing MAHALALLASASRREALLDWLDRQSLAVAGFPLLASAELAAALGSDPRTAQLRVTALAALAEGGDIQVAAEVLAGAVGLVVAFLDPTAPAGTPPDAGLLIRACDLAAVPLALNAATAELALRGLSHGRSAYLLFNPVAGQGDANADLALIRSILEPQLRVTVLLTRAGTDPADQCRELVELLQARPADEAGNAMIVACGGDGTVSAVAGAVAGTGIPLGVLPRGTANAFASALFIPTDLVAACETILAGHTHVVDAARCNDMPMTLLAGVGFEAGMVDRATRELKTMLGPLAYVLAGAQQLASQQPFQARVEIDGTVTEVQAAAITVANVAPATSVLAQGFGRVIPDDGLLEVTIASPTTRLQGLNALASLLTSAVVQSPANHPDLLCLRARCITITTDPPQQLVIDGEMVEADPVTFTCLPGALTVFAPLPPP from the coding sequence ATGGCCCATGCCCTGGCGCTGCTGGCAAGTGCATCGCGCCGCGAGGCGCTGCTCGACTGGCTCGACCGGCAGTCGCTGGCGGTGGCCGGCTTCCCCCTGCTGGCCAGCGCCGAACTGGCGGCCGCGCTCGGCAGCGACCCGCGCACCGCCCAGCTGCGGGTCACGGCGCTGGCGGCCCTCGCCGAGGGGGGGGACATCCAGGTGGCCGCCGAGGTGCTGGCCGGTGCGGTGGGCCTGGTGGTGGCCTTCCTCGATCCGACGGCACCGGCGGGCACCCCACCCGACGCCGGGCTGCTGATCCGCGCCTGTGATCTGGCCGCCGTGCCCCTGGCCCTCAATGCCGCCACCGCCGAGCTGGCCCTGCGGGGTCTGTCCCACGGCCGTTCGGCCTACCTGCTGTTCAATCCCGTCGCCGGCCAGGGGGATGCCAACGCCGATCTGGCCCTGATCCGCTCGATCCTCGAACCCCAGCTCCGGGTCACCGTGCTGCTCACCCGGGCCGGCACCGACCCGGCCGACCAGTGCCGGGAACTGGTTGAGCTGCTCCAGGCCCGGCCGGCCGACGAGGCGGGCAACGCCATGATCGTGGCCTGCGGTGGCGACGGCACCGTCTCGGCCGTGGCGGGGGCCGTAGCGGGCACCGGCATCCCCCTCGGCGTCCTTCCCCGCGGCACCGCCAACGCCTTCGCCTCGGCACTGTTCATTCCCACCGACCTGGTGGCTGCCTGCGAGACGATCCTGGCCGGCCACACCCACGTCGTGGACGCCGCCCGCTGCAACGACATGCCGATGACCCTGCTGGCCGGGGTCGGCTTCGAGGCCGGGATGGTGGATCGCGCCACCCGGGAACTCAAGACGATGCTGGGCCCGCTCGCCTACGTGCTCGCCGGCGCCCAGCAGCTGGCGTCCCAGCAGCCCTTCCAGGCCCGCGTCGAGATCGACGGCACCGTCACCGAGGTCCAGGCCGCCGCCATCACCGTGGCCAACGTGGCCCCCGCCACCTCCGTGCTGGCCCAGGGCTTCGGGCGGGTGATCCCCGACGACGGCCTGCTGGAGGTGACCATCGCCTCGCCCACCACCCGCCTGCAGGGGCTCAATGCCCTCGCCTCCCTGCTCACCTCCGCCGTGGTGCAGTCGCCCGCCAACCACCCCGACCTCCTGTGCCTGCGGGCCCGCTGCATCACGATCACCACCGACCCGCCCCAGCAGCTGGTGATCGACGGCGAGATGGTCGAGGCGGACCCGGTCACCTTCACCTGCCTGCCCGGCGCCCTGACGGTGTTCGCGCCGCTGCCGCCACCGTGA
- a CDS encoding MBL fold metallo-hydrolase, translated as MARPQQRLAANTPGPFYVDRTCIDCGTCWQFDPAHFAPTGRTSHVWAQPQGEGDTRAALLALQACPVAAIGTTRELLARTPADGFPVLVCSLPAGQVHYGGWASRKSFGASSWLITRRHADGRHHNVLIDSPRWSGALARRIEALGGLQQILLSHRDDVADHDAWAERFGAERWIHAADADAAPEAEHRFEGTEPIALDDDLLVLPVPGHTAGSVAVLFAGQVLFSGDHLWWGVDPPGVVASRRYCWWDWQEQVRSVERLLDLDVRWLLPGHGRWHHFAPGEWRVELEKTLARVTSAR; from the coding sequence ATGGCCCGTCCCCAGCAGCGCCTGGCCGCCAACACCCCCGGGCCCTTCTATGTGGATCGGACCTGCATCGACTGCGGCACCTGCTGGCAGTTCGATCCGGCCCACTTCGCCCCCACCGGTCGCACGTCGCACGTGTGGGCCCAGCCGCAGGGCGAGGGCGACACCCGCGCGGCGCTGCTGGCACTTCAGGCCTGCCCGGTGGCGGCGATCGGCACCACCAGGGAGCTGCTGGCCCGGACCCCGGCCGATGGCTTCCCGGTCCTGGTATGCAGCCTGCCGGCGGGGCAGGTGCACTACGGCGGCTGGGCGTCGCGTAAAAGCTTCGGGGCCAGCAGCTGGCTGATCACCCGGCGCCACGCCGATGGCCGCCACCACAACGTGCTGATCGATTCCCCGCGCTGGAGCGGCGCCCTGGCCCGCCGGATCGAAGCCCTGGGCGGCCTGCAGCAGATCCTGCTCAGCCACCGCGACGACGTGGCCGACCACGACGCCTGGGCCGAACGCTTCGGCGCCGAACGCTGGATCCATGCCGCCGATGCCGACGCCGCCCCGGAGGCGGAGCATCGCTTCGAGGGCACCGAACCCATCGCGCTCGACGACGATCTGCTGGTGCTGCCGGTGCCGGGCCACACCGCCGGCTCGGTGGCGGTGCTGTTCGCCGGCCAGGTGCTGTTCAGCGGCGACCACCTCTGGTGGGGCGTGGATCCCCCCGGGGTGGTGGCCTCCCGCCGCTACTGCTGGTGGGACTGGCAGGAGCAGGTGCGTTCGGTGGAGCGGCTGCTCGACCTGGACGTGCGCTGGCTGCTGCCCGGCCACGGCCGCTGGCACCACTTCGCCCCGGGGGAGTGGCGGGTGGAGCTGGAGAAGACGCTGGCGCGGGTGACATCTGCCCGATGA